One part of the Phaeodactylum tricornutum CCAP 1055/1 chromosome 17, whole genome shotgun sequence genome encodes these proteins:
- a CDS encoding predicted protein → MASTEESSIALSSRHEATALQDATDKSSGSIHSPEKRLQLFSRERRVVRRCRFLVYAVLFATGLIASLGTFFYTRSADRIEFQEDVEEISSVLHRSVRNNLRTTIEAIDAFASDVSTFAQFSSNVTTWPFVTIPRFEEKGVKLQNAVKTTNFLFLPLVPEADREAWEAYAVNHHQKWLQESLDYQSEVDGATPVKAGAISPSIYNEAGSELGTGPYLPLWQTTPQAQPWNSYNFNMLNQVEFAEGLQQVLSSRKAVVAGSFAATDEVLGLFYGNKENSQEGLLSLFFQPIYESHSEPMGLVGVLATLIDWNLVFETDVTFNADGLIAVLETNCGESSTYMVNEHSLEFVAGDLYNHNYGLVDDELDISLFDSLGQLPTPVDSESCQYRFSTYDSKKKENGVSSQDAAMHSTYVALIFVFTMLLFILYDYVVQKQQQLILQQAEESTALVSSLFPEGVCNRLMRTSRVATENGANKTGSAINVPHDHDILDLDDFSDSCIKGYSKESPKWRLKSMIRESTADFSEVTINETRPIADFFPNCTVLFADIVGFTAWSSQHSPGQVFTLLQNVYAAFDKIARKLDVFKVETIGDSYVAVTGLPDHQEDHALIMTGFALECRSRMREVTGKLERALGPETGDLRMRFGMHSGPVTAGVLRGDRARFQLFGDTVNTASRMESSGMADRLQVSESTAVLLRSAGKVHWIQERAESIHIKGKGDMKTFWIKPMERDLSLPSSDSLEISSQAKSPRSSMENFRDVDGNHSKRKLLMSKNSMVWGDSQEFLESMKRNENEDGAELALFTAAFPGSTALDEVVEIITLPKFDANAVASLQDIDPDLVTFESDAIEKQLRDYVTAIASMYRDNPFHSYEHACHVQLSMCKLLQRVVAPDGIDCDGDTSAFALKAHTYTYGITSDPLTQFAVVFCALIHDVDHTGVSNGQLIKEKAHVASLYRNQSIAEQNSVDLAWDLLMDERYMDLRKVLFRTQSDFTQFRQLVVNVVLATDNFDKELSTLRKNRWNKAFTDVQVDESASIAANRKATIVIEHLIQASDVSHTMQHWDVYCKWNERLFYEMYAAFKSGRTDTNPAPGWYKGELWFFDNYVIPLAKKLKDCGVFGVCSDECLNYALENRNMWEAHGEAVVAMMLTTDFYTKLKQERMARMPQRRAKLAVDL, encoded by the exons ATGGCCTCTACCGAAGAATCGTCCATAGCGCTTTCATCACGGCACGAAGCCACCGCTCTGCAGGATGCGACCGACAAATCTTCTGGAAGCATTCACAGTCCGGAAAAGCGACTACAACTCTTTTCTCGGGAAAGACGAGTTGTCCGTCGATGTCGCTTTTTGGTGTACGCGGTCCTATTTGCCACGGGCCTGATAGCGTCGTTGGGAACTTTCTTTTACACTCGTAGTGCAGACCGCATTGAATTCCAGGAAGACGTCGAGGAAATTTCCAGCGTACTCCATAGAAGTGTCAGGAATAACCTCCGCACGACCATAGAAGCTATTGACGCCTTCGCTTCGGATGTGTCAACGTTTGCCCAATTTTCAAGTAACGTGACTACTTGGCCTTTTGTCACTATACCACGgtttgaagaaaaaggtgTGAAGCTCCAAAACGCGGTCAAAACGACCAATTTTTTATTCCTTCCATTGGTCCCTGAAGCTGATCGTGAAGCCTGGGAAGCGTATGCGGTAAACCATCACCAAAAATGGTTACAAGAAAGCTTGGACTACCAGAGTGAGGTGGATGGGGCCACTCCGGTCAAGGCCGGGGCAATTTCACCTTCAATATACAATGAGGCGGGGAGTGAACTGGGGACAGGACCCTACCTTCCACTATGGCAG ACTACGCCGCAAGCACAACCATGGAACTCATACAACTTTAACATGCTCAATCAAGTGGAATTTGCTGAAGGGTTGCAACAAGTTTTATCTAGTCGAAAAGCGGTCGTGGCTGGAAGTTTTGCGGCCACCGATGAAGTTCTCGGTCTCTTTTACGGAAACAAAGAAAACTCGCAAGAAGGATTGCTGAGTCTGTTCTTCCAGCCAATCTATGAAAGCCACTCTGAACCTATGGGTTTGGTTGGAGTACTTGCCACTCTCATAGACTGGAATCTTGTTTTTGAAACCGATGTTACTTTCAATGCTGATGGTCTAATTGCCGTGCTCGAAACCAACTGTGGAGAATCATCAACCTATATGGTGAACGAACATTCCTTGGAATTTGTTGCAGGTGACCTATACAATCACAACTACGGCCTCGTTGATGACGAGTTAGATATCAGCTTGTTCGACTCGCTAGGACAGCTACCGACTCCGGTCGACAGCGAAAGTTGCCAGTACAGGTTTTCCACGTacgattccaaaaagaaggagaaCGGGGTTTCTTCTCAAGATGCTGCTATGCACAGCACATACGTGGCCCTCATTTTTGTGTTCACGATGCTCTTGTTCATCTTGTATGATTATGTCGTACAGAAACAGCAACAGTTGATACTCCAACAGGCCGAAGAATCCACGGCGCTGGTTTCGTCTCTCTTTCCTGAAGGTGTTTGCAATCGATTGATGCGCACCTCTAGAGTAGCAACAGAAAACGGAGCAAACAAAACTGGCTCCGCCATCAATGTACCTCACGACCATGACATTTTGGATCTGGACGACTTTTCAGACTCATGCATCAAAGGATACTCAAAAGAATCTCCCAAGTGGCGCCTCAAGTCCATGATTCGAGAGTCGACAGCTGACTTTTCGGAGGTAACAATCAACGAAACAAGACCTATTGCCGACTTTTTTCCGAATTGCACT GTTCTATTTGCCGATATTGTTGGTTTCACTGCTTGGAGTTCTCAGCATTCCCCTGGTCAAGTCTTTACTTTGTTACAAAATGTATACGCAGCGTTCGACAAGATCGCGCGGAAGCTTGATGTCTTTAAAGTTGAAACAATCGGAGACAGCTACGTTGCAGTAACTGGACTACCAGACCACCAGGAAGACCATGCGCTTATTATGACTGGATTTGCTTTAGAGTGCCGGAGCCGGATGCGGGAAGTTACTGGAAAATTGGAGCGGGCACTTGGACCAGAGACGGGTGATCTTCGGAT GCGATTTGGAATGCACTCTGGACCGGTGACAGCAGGTGTTCTCCGTGGCGATCGAGCACGCTTCCAGCTTTTTGGTGATACAGTCAACACCGCTTCCCGTATGGAAAGCTCCGGAATGGCGGATCGTCTCCAGGTGTCCGAGTCTACCGCCGTTCTACTGCGAAGTGCGGGAAAAGTGCATTGGATCCAAGAGCGAGCTGAGTCTATCCACATCAAGGGAAAAGGGGATATGAAGACTTTCTGGATCAAACCAATGGAACGTGATTTGAGTTTGCCAAGCTCAGATAGCCTAGAAATCTCATCTCAAGCAAAGTCGCCGCGCTCTTCAATGGAAAATTTTCGAGACGTGGATGGCAATCACTCTAAGAGAAAGTTGCTTATGTCCAAAAACTCAATGGTCTGGGGTGATTCACAAGAGTTTCTGGAGTCCAT GAAGCGCAATGAAAATGAAGATGGTGCCGAATTGGCACTTTTTACTGCAGCATTTCCAGGCTCAACCGCATTGGATGAAGTAGTGGAGATAATCACTTTGCCCAAATTTGACGCAAATGCAGTTGCCAGTCTTCAAGACATTGACCCAGATTTGGTAACCTTCGAAAGCGATGCAATTGAGAAGCAATTGCGAGACTATGTTACTGCAATCGCTTCAATGTATCGTGACAACCCTTTTCATAGCTATGAACATGCCTGTCATGTACAATTGTCCATGTGCAAATTGTTACAAAGAGTGGTTGCACCAGAtgggattgactgtgatggagATACTTCCGCGTTTGCCTTGAAAGCGCATACGTACACCTACGGCATCACTTCGGATCCCTTAACTCAGTTTGCTGTTGTTTTCTGCGCCTTGATCCATGACGTGGATCACACCGGCGTATCAAATGGTCAACTTATCAAAGAGAAGGCGCATGTCGCTTCTTTGTATAGAAATCAGAGCATTGCCGAGCAGAATTCCGTGGATCTGGCCTGGGATCTTCTGATGGATGAACGATACATGGATTTACGAAAAGTTTTGTTTAGGACCCAGTCAGACTTCACACAATTCCGTCAGCTTGTGGTGAACGTTGTTCTAGCCACGGATAATTTTGACAAGGAGCTTAGTACTTTGCGAAAGAACCGATGGAACAAGGCCTTTACTGATGTGCAAGTGGACGAGTCGGCTAGCATTGCGGCAAACCGCAAAGCCACAATTGTTATTGAGCATCTTATCCAGGCCTCGGATGTATCTCATACTATGCAGCATTGGGATGTCTACTGCAAGTGGAATGAGCGACTGTTCTATGAAATGTATGCTGCCTTCAAGTCCGGTCGGACGGACACAAATCCAGCACCAGGATGGTACAAAGGCGAACTCTGGTTTTTTGATAATTATGTCATTCCTTTGGCCAAAAAGCTGAAAGATTGTGGAGTCTTTGGAGTTTGTAGCGATGAATGCTTAAACTACGCTCTCGAAAATAGAAACATGTGGGAAGCGCATGGAGAAGCAGTTGTGGCCATGATGCTAACTACTGACTTTTATACGAAGTTGAAGCAAGAACGAATGGCGCGGATGCCTCAACGCAGGGCAAAACTAGCTGTCGATTTGTAA
- a CDS encoding predicted protein: MEAASTSSNSSDGEDEDSTTAPARLAVAEARTRTNRNRPTGSSRTASNSSSSESDSDSEAPRRFPDLASSSEDEQLGEEDSSVEERNSNDKFAQAESDCEEESEEGDIVEDVPLAQRIEKQREQTIDLTQRRKRKSEALKIATRRLADLKKAKRVKDEHGKEAPQSEVKRSKHAPTEASSKRSDFYNRHGPQLNESGIGVEIGAHRYKPRDPRISSLSGRLNVEHFEHNYEFLQEIREKEIALLKQKITARKTSGRKGHTMRQRLGITQEQGGGSGDLLEEDQAELKRLQHEKAAMERQQIDRAAKRSVKKKLQQQVEEGQRRGPFFMKRRELKKLHVEAKFDELRKRGGDQAVQKAVAKRRKKNKSRDAGLLGGRDGNKF, encoded by the coding sequence ATGGAAGCCGCAAGTACAAGCAGCAACAGTAGCGATGGTGAGGACGAAGACTCCACGACTGCGCCTGCCCGTTTAGCCGTCGCGGAAGCACGTACCCGTACAAACCGCAATCGACCCACGGGATCGTCGAGAACTGCtagcaacagcagcagtagcGAAAGTGACAGCGACAGCGAAGCTCCTCGAAGATTTCCAGATTTAGCCAGCAGCAGCGAAGACGAGCAGCTTGGTGAGGAAGACTCGTCCGTAGAAGAGCGTaacagcaacgacaagtTCGCTCAAGCAGAAAGCGATTGCGAAGAGGAGTCTGAAGAGGGCGATATAGTTGAGGACGTACCGTTGGCTCAACGCATTGAGAAGCAGCGAGAGCAGACTATTGACTTGACACAACGTCGCAAACGCAAATCCGAGGCTTTGAAAATCGCCACGCGACGACTAGCCGACCTCAAGAAAGCGAAGCGCGTAAAGGACGAACACGGAAAGGAAGCACCGCAATCCGAAGTGAAAAGGTCGAAGCACGCTCCAACGGAAGCGTCTTCGAAGCGATCCGATTTCTACAACCGACATGGACCGCAACTGAATGAAAGTGGGATTGGCGTTGAAATTGGAGCGCATCGGTATAAACCACGAGACCCACGAATTTCCAGCCTCAGCGGTCGATTGAACGTGGAGCATTTTGAGCACAACTATGAATTCCTGCAGGAGATAcgtgaaaaggaaattgCTTTGCTGAAACAGAAGATTACTGCCCGGAAAACAAGCGGCCGCAAAGGACACACAATGCGCCAGCGGCTCGGAATCACGCAGGAACAAGGTGGTGGTAGCGGTGACTTGTTGGAGGAAGACCAGGCCGAGCTTAAGCGATTGCAGCACGAAAAGGCCGCGATGGAGCGACAGCAGATTGATCGGGCCGCTAAGCGGTCCGTTAAGAAAAAACTCCAACAGCAAGTAGAGGAAGGCCAACGCCGGGGCCCGTTTTTTATGAAGCGGCGCGAGTTGAAAAAGTTGCACGTCGAGGCCAAGTTTGACGAACTTCGCAAACGCGGAGGTGACCAAGCGGTGCAAAAAGCCGTAGCCAAgaggcggaagaagaacaagtcGCGAGATGCGGGACTACTTGGAGGACGTGATGGTAACAAGTTCTAG
- a CDS encoding predicted protein yields the protein MIPLTTRERHMVRYTPQEQINATALRGAKPEFDVVSAAATLLSLAPHAASPLPDFARSFSRKPLFSSKARSFPKSTNLPPMLVTFPSSGVVSWAESSGSDTSLDGNQSDCSGSSSDNRFTASAHGQHNSSPQASPPFFTGTISLALDTDEESLSPIHCFMRRYCVEAFSATEGDVSTPRGGQPYGNRVSIGQVGIRCLHCKNRPHHERQERAVCFPSSLKNIYHSIETWQRRHSLVCQDIPDWIKRSMIDLMEKSKTGAGGRRKYWEESAGQLGMATTDDGIRFVGVPGDSCKFLTHERHSVNATLGSKKQWRKDPTVEVVRQQDRQLVTDYLFLLLDQMEMCSFTEDDRSGGRSKVKNCEAGYPGMQCKHCEGKAGFGRYFPATCQALTSANSDRNIHNHLVKCRRCPPYVQEELGRSQAVLSARVGQDAS from the exons ATGATCCCGCTTACCACTCGAGAGCGACATATGGTGCGATACACTCCACAAGAACAAATTAATGCTACTGCGCTACGAGGAGCTAAGCCAGAATTCGATGTTGTTTCCGCCGCGGCTACTCTGTTAAGTCTCGCTCCTCATGCAGCATCGCCTTTGCCAGATTTTGCTCGGTCCTTTTCTCGGAAGCCCCTGTTTTCATCCAAAGCTCGGTCTTTCCCCAAGAGTACCAATCTTCCACCCATGCTAGTGACTTTTCCTTCGTCCGGGGTGGTTAGCTGGGCAGAATCGTCGGGTAGTGATACCAGTTTGGACGGGAACCAATCGGACTGTAGCGGTAGTAGCAGCGACAACCGGTTCACTGCTTCGGCTCACGGACAACACAATTCCAGTCCGCAAGCATCCCCACCCTTCTTTACTGGTACTATTTCGTTGGCCTTGGACACCGACGAAGAGTCCCTCTCGCCGATTCACTGCTTCATGCGCCGCTATTGCGTCGAAGCATTTAGCGCGACGGAAGGAGACGTTTCGACTCCGCGAGGCGGGCAGCCCTATGGCAATAGGGTTTCCATTGGCCAAGTTGGTATTCGTTGTCTCCATTGCAAGAATAGGCCCCACCACGAGCGCCAAGAACGAGCGGTTTGTTTTCCTTCTTCCCTGAAGAACATTTACCACTCCATCGAAACCTGGCAGCGCCGCCATTCACTCGTGTGTCAAGACATCCCCGACTGGATCAAGCGGAGCATGATTGATCTGATGGAAAAATCCAAGACTGGCGCTGGCGGGAGGCGCAAGTACTGGGAAGAATCTGCCGGTCAGCTTGGTATGGCGACAACAGATGACGGCATTCGATTTGTTGGTGTCCCGGGTGATTCGTGTAAATTTTTGACACATGAACGGCATAGCGTCAATGCGACTTTGGGTTCGAAAAAGCAGTGGCGCAAAGATCCAACCGTTGAAGTCGTTCGTCAACAAGACCGTCAACTCGTCACCGACTACCTCTTTCTACTCTTGGACCAGATGGAAATGTGTAGCTTTACTGAGGATGACCGCTCCGGCGGTCGAAGCAAAGTCAAGAATTGCGAGGCCGGCTACCCCGGTATGCAGTGCAAGCATTGCGAAGGCAAGGCTGGCTTTGGACGCTACTTTCCTGCCACTTGTCAAGCATTGACATCAGCCAATTCAGACCGGAACATTCACAACCACCTTGTCAAATGCCGGCGTTGTCCACCTTATGTGCAGGAGGAGTTG GGGCGGTCGCAAGCAGTTCTTTCAGCGCGTGTGGGCCAGGATGCATCCTAA
- a CDS encoding predicted protein, with amino-acid sequence MKFVFALSCIQAFVVGGALSSANQLAPKPMQTYFVPLPEADIFSSTFKVINTGARAPIMSITAIAISIDDSIVWYDHWEDGYDADTVTRQASTRVWGDGNASNGCAPGVSPCNNSNDRLEAGQSIILENWVDLPRNKNVIRFDAGDRIQSSYPIAVTRAEYPKTPGSLLAGAVEVLPIEKWGRDFIVPAGQDIRENKYSQAFEYTGVYVMAGSDDTIITLPDGSTTFLDRGESHQMRIPVKGARIKADKDVQVHLLAGDVASTYEMRWYSLLSEDKWSKEYISPVGDTTGQTRVVVFNAGTSTISVDYQYFSGTSLRKRSMSVAPKNVQQSEIIPTGSGARFNSTSNFIALSMTDTQSNSGSTSGMIYDWGFPLVPRNQLSSQVLIGWGYGCTGNSCGGGSSRSVVWITPVEDADLYIDYNNDGQSDQKITAKYLSSNRIMDNTDHDMTGAIIWATARNTGPLGRPVEIAAAWGQDGSRSYSGDNSALDLGTVVVPFYTVRVQHFVELDDDKNNDGVVNPGDTLLYTIRVQNLGQDDVQINDLDITNNGVPILTTYIKDSVWYYPDGGLPPIKIPDNTQGTPNPLDSTGIPNPVKLTKRGGTHDIIFKVVTQGTEDRIIYNDGTILQAHERPDLPFDVDIPLVVPAGQPKVTNDDDPDVCIPLEARRERRNRRRRHLLAQEEAFESPTSPFT; translated from the exons ATGAAGTTTGTCTTTGCTCTTTCGTGCATTCAGGCCTTTGTGGTCGGTGGGGCTTTGTCCTCTGCT AATCAATTAGCTCCCAAGCCAATGCAAACATATTTCGTCCCATTGCCGGAGGCTGACATTTTCTCCTCGACTTTCAAGGTTATCAACACAGGCGCTCGTGCTCCTATCATGTCGATCACCGCGATTGCCATCTCCATCGACGACTCAATCGTTTGGTACGATCACTGGGAGGACGGTTACGATGCCGACACAGTGACTCGCCAAGCCTCCACAAGAGTCTGGGGCGACGGCAACGCCAGCAATGGTTGCGCTCCTGGTGTCAGCCCTTGCAATAACAGCAACGATCGCCTGGAAGCTGGGCAATCCATTATCCTTGAGAATTGGGTCGATCTTCCACGCAACAAGAATGTGATTAGGTTCGATGCAGGCGATCGCATCCAGTCGTCCTACCCGATCGCCGTCACTCGAGCTGAATATCCTAAGACTCCAGGCTCCCTTCTGGCCGGAGCGGTCGAGGTGCTTCCTATTGAGAAATGGGGAAGAGATTTTATCGTCCCCGCCGGACAAGACATCAGGGAAAACAAGTACAGTCAAGCCTTTGAGTACACTGGAGTGTATGTCATGGCTGGAAGTGACGACACCATTATTACTCTTCCTGACGGAAGCACTACATTCCTTGACCGAGGTGAAAGCCACCAAATGAGAATTCCTGTCAAAGGCGCCAGAATTAAGGCCGATAAGGACGTACAGGTTCATCTCTTGGCTGGTGATGTGGCTTCCACATACGAGATGCGTTGGTACTCGCTGCTTTCGGAGGACAAATGGTCCAAGGAATATATTTCGCCCGTAGGTGACACCACTGGCCAAACCCGAGTTGTCGTCTTCAATGCGGGAACCAGCACCATCAGCGTTGACTATCAGTACTTTTCCGGCACTTCTCTCAGAAAGCGTAGTATGTCGGTCGCACCGAAAAATGTCCAACAGTCAGAAATTATTCCGACAGGTTCTGGTGCGCGCTTCAACTCTACGTCTAACTTCATAGCTCTTTCCATGACTGACACTCAGAGCAACAGTGGCTCCACAAGTGGTATGATCTACGATTGGGGATTCCCGTTGGTGCCGCGAAACCAGCTCTCTTCTCAAGTTTTGATCGGTTGGGGATACGGATGCACTGGTAACAGTTGCGGAGGTGGTTCGTCGAGAAGCGTTGTCTGGATAACTCCGGTCGAAGATGCCGATCTGTATATTGATTACAACAACGATGGTCAAAGCGACCAGAAAATAACCGCCAAATACTTGTCTTCAAACAGAATCATGGATAATACGGACCACGACATGACCGGGGCCATTATTTGGGCCACTGCTCGAAACACCGGTCCTTTGGGACGCCCGGTTGAAATTGCTGCTGCCTGGGGTCAAGACGGATCCAGATCTTACAGTGGCGATAACTCAGCCTTGGATCTTGGAACGGTTGTTGTTCCTTTCTACACTGTACGCGTGCAGCACTTTGTCGAATtagacgacgacaaaaacaacGACGGAGTCGTCAACCCTGGTGACACACTATTGTACACCATCCGCGTGCAGAATCTTGGACAGGATGACGTCCAAATCAATGACTTGGATATTACCAACAACGGTGTTCCGATTTTAACCACCTACATCAAAGATTCTGTCTGGTACTATCCCGACGGCGGCCTCCCCCCTATCAAGATCCCCGACAACACGCAAGGAACGCCCAACCCGTTAGACTCGACCGGTATTCCCAATCCGGTGAAGCTTACCAAGCGCGGGGGAACTCACGACATCATCTTCAAGGTGGTGACGCAAGGAACCGAGGATCGCATCATCTACAACGACGGAACGATCCTGCAGGCTCACGAACGTCCGGACCTCCCGTTTGACGTGGATATTCCGCTTGTCGTTCCCGCTGGTCAACCGAAGGTAACGAACGATGACGATCCGGATGTTTGCATTCCACTCGAAGCCCGCCGCGAACGGCGCAaccgtcgccgtcgccaccTCCTCGCTCAGGAAGAAGCTTTTGAAAGTCCTACTAGTCCGTTTACCTAA
- a CDS encoding predicted protein (unknown function; secretory pathway; unknownn protein), producing MTSIQCPSAWLRPRRCNVIQFPKRLGTAKLIFSFTFHKAAKNFLLLTLANALTPKPMQTYYVPLPESDVFSSTFKVINSGARSDVMSVVSVAISIDGTVVWYDHWEDGYDASTKSTGPTTKVWGDGDASNGCAPGVSPCTNQKDVLTAGQSILMENWVKLPRQPSVIRYDGGDRIQASFPIAVTRAEYPNRPGSLLAGGVEVLPTEKWGRDFVIPVGQDITARLFSEAFQYTAVYVMAGTDDTMITLPNGSIITLNRGESHQMRIANMGAKISADSDVQVHILAGDIGSTYEMRWYSLLPENKWSKEYLSPVGDSTGQPRVIVYNGGTTSISVNYEYYASTSSNNPRRRVLQVGPNDIARSDIIPTGSGARFTSTKDFFALSMTDTKANGRVPGEDTWGQIYDWGFPLVPVNQLSSQVLIGWGYGCTGSVCSGRHGNSRSKVFVSPMEDADLYVDFDNNGVHNTKITARRLSSTKIVDNGDDDMSGAIIWATKRNSGPLGPPVEIAAAWGQDGSASYSGDNSALDLGTVVVPFYTVTVKHFVEMDNDQNNDGVVNPGDTLLYTIRVQNLGQDDVQINDLDITNNGVPILTTYIEDSVWYYPDGGLAPIKIPDKTQGTPNPLDSTGIPNPVKLTKRGGTHDIIFKVVTQGTEDRIIYNDGTILQAHERPDLPFDVDIPLLVPAGQPKGTNNDTPDVCIPPGARREQRRRRRHLAAQEANEIKSATFPLST from the coding sequence AATGCTTTGACCCCAAAACCCATGCAAACATATTATGTTCCGTTACCAGAGAGCGACGTCTTCTCGTCAACTTTCAAAGTTATCAACTCCGGCGCTCGTTCTGATGTCATGTCCGTTGTCTCAGTTGCCATCTCCATAGACGGGACCGTCGTTTGGTATGACCATTGGGAAGACGGATATGATGCAAGCACAAAATCAACTGGACCAACAACCAAGGTCTGGGGCGACGGAGACGCCAGTAATGGCTGCGCGCCTGGGGTGAGTCCGTGTACCAACCAGAAAGACGTACTTACGGCTGGGCAATCAATCCTAATGGAGAATTGGGTGAAGCTCCCTCGTCAACCAAGTGTCATCCGATACGATGGTGGCGACCGGATCCAGGCATCCTTTCCAATTGCTGTTACCCGTGCCGAATATCCCAACCGTCCTGGCTCTCTATTGGCAGGCGGAGTGGAGGTTCTACCAACCGAAAAGTGGGGACGGGACTTTGTGATACCGGTCGGTCAAGACATCACCGCCCGTTTGTTCAGCGAGGCCTTCCAGTACACTGCGGTTTACGTCATGGCCGGAACCGATGATACAATGATCACCCTTCCGAACGGATCAATCATTACACTCAATCGGGGCGAAAGCCACCAAATGAGAATTGCCAACATGGGGGCCAAGATATCCGCTGATAGCGATGTGCAGGTCCACATTCTGGCTGGCGATATCGGGTCTACCTATGAGATGCGATGGTATTCACTTTTGCCAGAAAACAAGTGGTCGAAAGAGTATCTCTCGCCTGTTGGTGATTCCACTGGACAACCGCGCGTCATTGTTTACAACGGAGGCACCACTTCCATCAGCGTAAACTATGAGTACTATGCTTCGACAAGCAGCAACAATCCTAGGCGCCGTGTCTTGCAAGTAGGGCCCAACGATATTGCTCGGTCCGATATTATTCCAACTGGATCTGGTGCGCGGTTCACTTCCACTAAAGATTTCTTTGCTCTCTCAATGACCGACACAAAAGCGAATGGGAGAGTTCCTGGTGAGGACACATGGGGTCAGATCTATGATTGGGGCTTTCCCTTGGTTCCGGTCAACCAGCTTTCGTCCCAGGTTTTAATTGGTTGGGGATATGGCTGTACCGGAAGCGTTTGTAGTGGAAGGCACGGAAACTCACGAAGTAAGGTGTTTGTTAGTCCGATGGAAGATGCGGATCTCTATGTTGATTTCGACAACAATGGTGTGCACAACACCAAAATCACAGCCAGACGCTTGTCTTCCACTAAAATTGTGgacaacggcgacgacgacatgtCTGGGGCAATCATTTGGGCCACCAAACGCAATAGCGGTCCTTTGGGACCTCCAGTTGAAATTGCCGCCGCGTGGGGTCAAGACGGTTCGGCATCGTACAGTGGCGATAATTCAGCCTTGGATCTTGGAACCGTTGTTGTTCCGTTCTACACTGTTACCGTAaagcattttgttgaaatgGACAATGACCAAAACAACGACGGAGTCGTCAACCCTGGTGACACACTATTGTACACCATCCGCGTGCAGAATCTCGGACAAGATGACGTCCAAATCAATGACTTGGATATTACCAACAACGGTGTTCCAATACTAACTACGTACATCGAAGATTCTGTCTGGTACTATCCCGACGGCGGCCTCGCCCCTATCAAGATTCCCGACAAAACGCAAGGAACGCCTAACCCGTTGGACTCGACCGGTATTCCTAATCCGGTGAAGCTTACCAAGCGCGGGGGAACTCACGACATCATCTTCAAGGTAGTGACGCAAGGAACCGAGGATCGTATCATCTACAACGACGGAACGATCCTGCAGGCTCACGAACGTCCGGACCTCCCGTTTGACGTGGATATTCCGCTTCTCGTTCCCGCCGGTCAACCGAAAGGGACAAACAATGACACTCCTGATGTTTGCATTCCACCTGGAGCCCGCCGCGAACAGCGACGTCGGCGCCGTCACCTTGCTGCGCAAGAAGCAAATGAAATCAAAAGTGCGACTTTTCCGCTTTCCACGTAA